The sequence below is a genomic window from Corythoichthys intestinalis isolate RoL2023-P3 chromosome 4, ASM3026506v1, whole genome shotgun sequence.
ctgactgtgaatgcttagcagtcaatgccattgactgtgctagacgtccagtccctTTTGACTGGGACTCCCATTAAAaagtgattggacgtctagcaccgtcaatggcaaccagtgaGTTGATAGTTGACACCTTATTTAAATCTGTTAAATCTCAATTTGACGTCCAGGTACTAAATGCACAGTCCCTGTCTACTACAGTGTATGTTTGAAGGTCTACTTGGCTGTGTTGAAAACTACATTATCACAAAGCAGATCTGCTGACTGCCACTTGGCCATCGAAAATCTGCAAACCACGACGCTGTCAAAGCAACGTCCAACACccttaaatgtgtgtgtgtgtcccactTAGAGAAGAGGAAGCACTCATCTGCCACATTTAAGACACCTAGATTAACATGGATTAGAGCCAAGACTCAGGCCGGCAGCCAAACAGCGAGATCTCCTCTTACTTACGGCGCTCTCGCCTCCATCTTGGCCTCTCGTAAactccaagtcttggatgagtcACAATAGCAAGGAGTTAGATTAAAGTAGCTTTTGACCACTCTTGTAGAATATTAGTAGCCAATCTGTAGCACGTTTTGAAAGACATGACGAAGTGTCCGTTTTTTATACGTTGAATATTTGAACAAACAAAAGTAGGGGGTGGAATCCTTTTAAAATATGTCACAATATGTTGTAATTAGGGCTGTgaaacggttaaaatttttaatcgagttaatcacagtttaaaaattaattaatcttaattaatcgcaattcaaactttctataaaatatgccatatttttctgtaaattattgttgaaatggaaagataagacacaagacggatatatacattcaacatactgtacataagtactgtatttgtttattataacaataaatcaacaagatggcatcaacatcaacattctgttaaagcgatccatggatagaaagacttgtagttcttaaaagataaatgttagaacaagttatagaaattttatattaaaacccctcttaatgttttcgttgtaataaaatttgcaaaattttcattaaaaaaattaactagtagctcgtcattgttgatgtcaataattacacagtggtcattgtgctgaaacccataaaatcagtcgcatccaagcgccagcagagggtgacaaaacaccaaaaaacacaaataataagttgacatgacactgggctgtcattttaatctgtttgagcgggtcaTGTGCGTAaattgagtcaaatattttaacgtgattaatttaaaaaattaattatagcccgttaacgcgataattttacaGTCCTAGTTGTAATTAATCAAACTAGTCAGGATACATTATGATATCTATGGAAATTGTCAACTGTCAAttagacatgtgctgattactggtttcaaggtatatcgtggtatgaaaatgtcacagtttcaaaactgcaaaaactttccgtcataccgtccctacaaTATTAGCTATTTTTCGTGCCCCaacaatgcagggagaaatcccttgcttggaGCATCGGttgtgctcagtgtcagtgagtcagccgtCCAatacaatggctggaggagatgaaactcctgaactttttcccccatccaagaaaacgaaatcgtaggtatgggaatactatggcaacagaaaagttacagacggctgcggcttagaggaggcaaTTCCTCCAATgtgatttatacaaaattaaaggttagtaaaacactgtcatgaacgtttcccaccagctatgagagttaactccagcgttttTAGCGTGTCTAGCATTGGTataacgtggtgttttttttctctctggcaactgtctatgttgagaaagagagtgtgtgtgtaatataaacatgatacgagtcatgcacatgtgctttttatggtaaataatacaattaTTTTTGTCTTGATAGTGGGTGTTCTgtggtgggtttaggctcacctaaaggactgcaattattttaattttatttagaatatctcagttatttttttttaattatttttttcttatttatttcaacttaacattatatgtatgttcaaatttgctaatatgttttgaaaaataaaaattctgttcaatttttttttttttttttttgttaggggGCATTCGCTTACAATTTTTGTCTCGACTAATGGTATATACCATAATTACGACACCATGTGAAGGCAGTGTTCAAATAGCTGCTCCTTTGTTATCTGTGGACAAATAATAATTGAATTTGGTAGGTAGATTCTTGGAATGTATGCATTGATCCGCGGTATCtgattattaattttttgcCTCTTGGCTGATCAATTACAATGATCAATTgtggacttattgttgcctgtaaaATTCCGAgtttgccagtagagggcatggaCACTCTTTGGTTGTGCTTTTATTTGTCATGGCTGATGAGATGTTTAGGGAGTGAGCCGTTGATCGTAGTTCATTTTGAGCTTGTCGAAGTACATGTGGGCGATTACAGCTTCACATTTTTGGTTAGCTAATACAAGGGTGGGCCACACTTAGCATATGTACAGTATCAAGTAGTATTTATAGTAGAATTTTTTACACGCATTTAGCTGTTATTTTCGTCTAAAATTATATTACAATTacgtaatatttattcatttaattcattcagGTTCACTAAGCTAAATTAATTgatacaattaaaaatatataagtcaAATAAACAGTACTTTAATATAATTAGAAAATTATTAAATAATTGTATTATTGCATTGACTACAaaattatatttaaataaaattatggGCGGGGTCCTTTCATATCTATTTGATTAGGTTAGCTATTATTTCCCTAAAGTGTGTTCATTAAAAATAGCTTTTCTCAACCATTGGTTCTTAAAAGGAAATAATAATATGACAGTatgttaataaataatttttttcttctcaataTACTGCAATTTTATGggataataaattaataaatattttgttaaaGTTACAATTCAATGATAATGAAATAGAAATCCATTATAATATCAGAAGTTCTGGGATAATTGTTGCATTCATTTAGCGGTTCTCCTGCTTCAAATTTatcaaggttaaaaaaaaaaagttttatgaaTACAGTACCTGTATATGAatttaatgtctttatttttcattaatattttaCCAATACAGAGTAGGTAAATCAccattcatcatcatcattttgtcttcatttttcttgttttataaGTTTATGTTTGCTTGAATTACGTATTTTATTGTAAATGTAATTATTGTAATATATATAACTGTAattatttattgtaattattATAAGAAAATTTTGGTTTAAATgaagcatttttattcattttaaaaagatcaaatacggtatatgttcgtttaaaaaaaaaaaaaaaaaaaaagaatgcataattaaattaattaggttTCTGAGATTACCTTTCAAAGTCCTAATGAGCCCAGAATTGTGGACACAACTGTATTAGTTTTCTGTAACCCTTGCAAATACTGTACAAGTGCAGATTTGCTTTGCATCTTGTGCCATACTTTTTGCTTCTCAGGCCAGTTGGTGCCACACAAATCCCATTACCGTGCCAACGAGAATCCCTAAACCTTTTACAattccacataaccatcttgagctttaaaaataaacaagacTTTCACATGCGATCTTGATTTTAGGGAAAACAATGACCCTCCTTTGCCGGATTTAATGACAACAGCCGGTGCACGGAGACCTTAACGCAGATTAGATCAGCGGACCACCAACCGGCCCGAGATCTGAATCTTAGAGATTACAGGAGTCGGGCTCAAGCAGGCAGGCAATTAGTGCTTAAAAGCTGCGCAGAGGGATCACCACCTTTGAAAATGTAAGAAACAAGAGGCTTCCAAACTGAACAAAATGGCGGACAGGCAGTGcttgtgtatgtatatgtatatgtatatgtatatgtatatgtatatgtatatgtatatatatatatatatatatatatatatatatgctgtatactgtatacactactgttcaaaagtttgaggtctaagcgaccccaaacttttgaaccgtagagtatcatatgggatttttcattatgtacactacGGTAGACCCCAAACATTTGAacagtagtgtgtgtgtgtgtgtgtgtgtgtgtgtgtgtatatatatatatatattgttgtatatatatatatatatatatatatatgaaaaataatagacgtccaatcgattttgactgggagaggttgGCAGCAAATAATCTTTGATAGCCCTTTAagtcaaaatgtatttgacGTCTTTTCCTATCAACAGGAGCTAAAGAAATAATATTgatattttcttgtttattattattccactccacccaaatttttttttttttttttttataaaaaaagaAGGGGGAAGTAAATATGATACGTTTTACTTACTGATAcatttaattaaatatatttttgaattaaaaaaaaaaaaaagccaaaaacagcattgttgcatattttttccaatttaattatagtatatatttatatactatatttagctctttttttaacagaaaaacgaaaaacattttttaaaaaacgaaattttgttgtactttttttagtgtcttttttgttgttgtttttaaacagctaatggattggacgtctcttaccgtctggcagccaataagttttgaGCGTTAGTGTTTATCAGTCCTCTGGTTTGTCAAAGCAAAACTTATCACAGTCAATTTCAATTGTCTCAATACGTCTTTggctaaatttaataataatcagCATTTGTTGTGTATAATATCCACTGGCGCTTTGATTTATAAATTGTAACACAAAACACGTGCATCTCAAATCATTAATCCACATTAACGTAAATGGAAACaccattacagtgatccctcatttttcgcggttaatggggaccagaacctgctgtgataagaaaaaaaaaatgtgaagtattgaaaaaaaaaagaaaaaaaatgtgtgttcaatgtattcagaTTTGGCATTGAAAAGAAATACATATGAGAcgtgtttttcactttttccccaaagtataattaaaaaaaacaacttttatttatatatactttaataaatgtttttgaaacacttcaaatgtaataattatgataagttttaaacatgtaactttcccaccgaattatttttaaacaagaataaagtagaaaaatgcttgtctttattaaatgcttcattgagtgagtccattcaaatccgctcaagctgctcacttacaatgagttgccacagcaactgtttaacaagttaaacgatgattgacgcatgcggcgctttgaagtttcggctttcaagcatctctggcaagatcaaaccttaacgtctgtcaatcatcgttaactatagtaagcaactccagtgcattgcctgaccaagaaaagcagcaggagagaGCGTGAGATTACGGGATCGGAtctggacagctcatctgtatttatttatttatttatattttaattgaaaaaaaaaatctgcgatggactgagggtgtgaagtttgaagctcgaagtcgtgagggatcactgtaatctgtttcattttttaaaaattaaaaaacagcaCATATTCTCTGAATACGAAGTCACCGCACGTTTTACTTTAAAGGGCCACACAAAGTGATGGGGAGGGTCGGTTCTGGTCCCGAGGTCGCAAATTTGACATTCGTGTTCTCGAGAGACCGAGATAGCTATATCAATCAAGATCTAAATTTCGGTTGACTTTATTGTTggataaatgtcttttttaacGTCCTGTCTTAACAAAGATTTAAAAGTAACTAGACAAGTACTTATACTCATACCTGAAAAATGTTCACCACCACAATGAACAAAATCTGAAATCTAGGTTTGCAAAAACCTAGATTTAGCCCTCATTCAATCTTAGTGCATATCTGAAGgcattcattttacctggcagaTTTCCGTCACTTCTGTCTTGTTGATGTATCCATTCTTGTCGACGTCAAACAGCGAGAAGGCCCACTCCAACTTCCTGGTGGTCTTCCCGGTAGAGGTCATGTGCAGGGCGATGATGTACTCCTTGAAGTCCAGGGTGCCGTCATCGTTGGTATCGAAGGAGCGGAACACGTGGCGGGCGTAGCTCTTGGCATCGCTATCCGGGAAGAAGCGGGTGTAAATCTGCTCGAACTCCTCGGGCGTGATGCGTCCCGTCGGGCACTGCTTCTGGAAGTTCTCGTACCACTGCCCGATTTCGTGCTCGGTGAACTTGGTGCTCAGTTTCAGGTCTTCCAGGATTTCCTTGGACAAGGCGCTACTTGTGCTATTGCCCATGTTGGATTTGGTAAGTGTCTTAGAATAGACGCGTGGTTTGAGCCTGTTCCTGATCACAGGCTGTCACATAGAGATCCACAGTGATCCCTGTGGGAGGTCAAAGTACAGTCCTGATAGAATATTCTTTCTTGAAATTGTCAAAGACACAAAAGAAGAGAGGAGAACTTACCTGTCGGTGTGCAGGTCGAGCGTCGCAGGAGCGCAAGTGATAAGTTGGAGGTAAGTAAGTAGGGCAGGGGGGAAACTATCTGCTAATGTGGGACCAGGATAATTCTGTTAATGCGGGATTTAAGGTGGCTGAGCTTTTGACTGAAATGAACCTCTTTGACAGCGCTGCTGGGAAGAGCGACATTGTTTGTGTCGTTTTAAATCATGTATTGGCCTATTGTGTTGCTGTAATTCTCGATATGTACAATTTAATCTCGAGATTACACGTTTATTTCATAAACCACAGTTTTCATTGGGGTTATTTAACATGTTTTCAATCTAAAGTGCAACTTCCTTCAGACGTGCAAAGGCTAGAATTGGCCAAttcaaccttttgttgactttccTGCCTTATCAAACTAATATTGACGTATTTTGATCTCTGCCTTTTCCAAGCcccacattttttgtttgtttgttcttgACACAAAAAAGGTGTTTCGTCTATAAAATGCTCATGTTGAGGCCTTAATTTGACATTTTAATGATGCTAAATTAAACCCATTTACTCTTTTGCTTGCAGGATTGACTTTGCGCCATAAATATTCCCAGTGAATCCATCTATTGGATTAGCCGTGCCCTGCCCTGTCCCACCCGATCTAACGCTTAGCCAATTAGCAACACCACCATCATCTCGGGACTGTTACAGCCAATAGCATTAGCTAGCCACTaagagtggggggaaaaaaacatgttgacATTTTACCTCTGACCCAGACTGGAGCAACTTCCAGGATTAGCAGTTCTATACATTATGTTTTTAAATAGAACATAATGCAGTTCAATACATtatgtttttaaatgtgtactttAATATTTGGGACTAAGAGTTTGTATCTGAGACAGATGTGCTGGTCACTAAAAGTGGCATTATACAaacatatacactgctggccaaaagtattggcacccctgcaattctgtcagataatggtcaacttctcccagaaaatgatagcaattacaaatgctttggtagtaatatcttgaatgaaaaatgaatgaaaaaacacaaaatacaatgaaaataataattattatcattttacacaaaactccaaaaatggaccggacaaaagtattggtagcctcagcctaatacttggtagcgcaaccttttgacaaaataactgcgaactacCATTTCCGGTatacatcaatgagtttcttatattgctctgctggaattttagacaattCTTCTTTGgcaaactgctccaggtctctgagatttgcagggtgacttctccaaactgccattttatgatctctccacaggtgttctgtgggattcaggtctggactcattgctggccactttagaactctccagtgctttctctcaaaccattttctcgtGCTTTTTGAagggtgttttgggtcattgtcctgctggaagacccatgacgtctgaaggagacccagctttctcacactgggcgctatattatgctgcaaaatttgttggtagtcttcagacttcataatgccatgcacacggtcaagcagtccagtgccagaggcagtaaagcagccccaaaacatcagggaacctccgccatgtttgactgtggggaccgtgttgttttctttgaaggcctcgtttttttttcctgtaaactctatgttgatgccttttcctcaaaaagctctacttttgtctcatctggccagagaacattcttccaaaacgtttttggctctttcaggtaagttttggaaaactccagcctggctttttttatgtctctgggtcagaagtggggccttcctgggtatcctaccatagattcccttttcattcagattctgacggatagtacgggttgacactgttgtaccctcggactgcaggacagcttgaacttgtctagaactagtcgaggttctttatccaccatccacataatctttcgttgaaatatctcatcaatttttcttttccgtccacatctagggaggtgagccacagtgccatgggctgtacacttattgatgaaacAGCGCACGGGAGACACAGAAACATTccgaggtctttggagatggacttgtagccttgagtttGCCCATGTATCCTCATAATTTTGTCTCAAGtcccagacagttctttggtcttctttcttttctccatgctcattgtggtacacacaaggatacaggacagaggttgagtcaactttgatccattttaactggctgcaagtgtgatttagttattaccaccacctgttatgtgccacgggTGAGTAATAGGTGCTGTAAATTATACACATTAGAGAAGCATAACATGAGTTTTCaatggatgccaatacttttgtccggccaattttttacttttgtgtaaaatgataatgatttaattttttttctccataccttttgtggtttttcagtgcaagcaaaataaatgaagatattactaccaaagtatttgtaattgcaatcattttctgggagaaattgagccatagctgacagaattgcaggggtgccaatagttttggcTACATTGctgtattaatatatatatttttaattattctatGAGCTTGAAATTGTGATTTCAACCAATAGAAAATATTAAACACCATGGATAGACCATGGTGTGGTCCACACCATACGTTAGCAGTAAAGGTTAGTTGGTCCTAATGTATTAATACGTAGGATTAATACATGGGTTTTCACATCTTTGTTGCTTTAcaacacatttgcctttgtggatAAAATAACCAGGTTATGTTAGTGATTGATTAGTACCTACTTTCTTTGCCAGATTGTATTTGCCACAACTGTTAACGCAAGCTACTATTCAACGCTAACATTAGTATCCACAAACACAACCTTAAAGCACACCAACAGTTTATTTTAGGCCATTTTTTGTGC
It includes:
- the LOC130914641 gene encoding visinin-like, with product MGNSTSSALSKEILEDLKLSTKFTEHEIGQWYENFQKQCPTGRITPEEFEQIYTRFFPDSDAKSYARHVFRSFDTNDDGTLDFKEYIIALHMTSTGKTTRKLEWAFSLFDVDKNGYINKTEVTEICQAIFKLIPKEDQSKLPQDENTPEKRANKLWSYFEKKDNERLAEGEFIKGVTENENAMRLIHYEPIKQ